ACAACTGAGATTTTTAGGGGAAATTACGACACAGTGttgaactacttgaacAGCAACTTAGATGTGTATGTAACTGACGAAGATATTAACAGCGATGTCGACGGCAAGCCCAACGTTGTGAGTATCTTCAATCATAAACCTGACGCAAAGGAAGACTTGGTCCCCATGGTTTTGACAACCACTTATTTGGTAAAAAGAATGTTctttttggagaagttgattgagTTTCTGTTGAGCAGACCTCTTTCTACCGCCGCCACCAACAATTCATTAATCCAGTTTTTGAGTGATGAGTTAAGCCCCATTTTAGACTCGATCaatatcaagaacaagtttGTGCAATTGTcatttgatgatatcattcTTCAGAACCTTACTCGTGAGCGAGAatcatccaacttgttgtcGTTGGTGATGCACCTGCCATTGGACGAAACTCAGATCGAAAAGATGGTTTTctcaaaagacttgatcTTTTATAGCGTCCCACTCAAGAGCAGCTCAATGGACTACTTCAACCAAACACTTAGAACAGTGTTAATAAAGAGCCAcctttccaagttttttTTGAAGGACTTTTACGAAGGATCCTTGCCGTATCTGGATTTCCAGTTTCCTCCAAACTTCCTAAACAAGATAATCGAGAGCTACACTTTGCATAATAGACAGGATGCCCCTTATTACTTGCCATCTCGGTCTATAAAACACCTCAAAGAAGGCTCTAAGACGGGCTTTGAAGACATAGAGGAAGAGTTCATTCCTCCAATTGGTTCCAGTGTCAATAACTTCTATAAGCCCAAGTTCCCCATTGAGTTGTTgcacaacttgaagatacATAGTGGGCAAGTGTGGGCCTGTAAATTCAGTCCGCTGGGTCGGTTCTTGGTCACTGGAGCAGCTGATGGACAGTTGGTGATCTATGATGTGGTGAATaattttgaagttttggaGACTTTGGTGAGTGACAACACAATGGACAAAAACTGTTTCGTCAACACCCCATACAAGGTCAACAATTCGAGTAAAGCAGTAATATACTGTGCCTGGGACAAAAACGAAGACTATATTGTGAGTGGTTCGTTGGATACGAGAGTTAGGGTGTGGAAAGTCAAAGGAATCAAAAGTAGAAACAGAGTTAAATCACCCAGACGAGTAACTCGGTCCACCTTGAATGAGTcaggtggtgatgaagaagtcaagTTAACGTGCTGTTTTATCTTGGGGGATAAGATTAGAACGTGGTCATGTGAGTTTCTTCCTGTCAATTTACCAGTTCCTCACTTCATCATTGGTTCTCCAGATAAGGTATTGAAGGCCTATGATATATATGGATTTGAGTTACATGATTTCTACAGCAATCCCTACACGGCTTCTCATGATGTCGAAGATGTGTTGatgaatgaagaagagggtgaggaagaagagtcGGGTGAGTTGGACTATACCGAAACCGGTGCTGATACTTCTAGTTTAAGATCAAGCATGAGGCCTGTGTCTCGACCATTATCAAGGTCAAGCACTCAGCTTAATTCTATAACCAGAATTGGCAGCAGCGAATCTACTCCCTCGAAAGTTCcaaacaagttcaatagAATCAATGACTTGTGTATCACTCCGGATGGAAAGATTCTCATTACGGCCAATGATAACAAGCAGCTCGTATTTTACTTGATCCCCGATCTACAAGACGTCGAGAGCGtgaccaagaagttggcaaCTATCTCATTGAAAGGGAGATTAACATCTTGCACGGTGAGTTCGAATGGGAAGCATATGTTATTAAGCTTAGCTCCAGATGAGTTGCAAGTGTGGGATATAGAAGATATCCTTGAAACTGGTAGACCTATTTTGTCTAGAAAGCTCATTGGCCATAGCCAGATATCATATATGATCAGATCTGCTTTTGgatacttgaacttgaataatgagCAAGAAGAGTTGGCTTTGAGCGGAAGTGATGATGGGGATATCTACATCTGGAAAATCTCTACAGGAAGATTGGTTTCCAGAGTAAGAGCGCATGATGAAGTGTGTAATTCTGTCAGCTGGAATACTGGGTATATTCCAAACAAAAACGGCCGAGATTATGGTAAGTTATGGTGTTcggttggtgatgataagTTGGTTAAAATCTGGGGCCCTCCCAACTTTTATGATTGAGATATGGGGATATTTTAAGTTATATGGGTTTAATCACGTTTACATTGAAAACTACTTAGTGTAAATCCTTTGAGTAGAACTGTTTAAAGTTCATCGTGATCAAtggattcttcttcctgttcttcctcttcttcctcttcgACCTTCTTTAATGTATGGCCATCGATACCGTGTCCACCTTCAACCTTAACGAAATCAATGAATGCATCCAAGACTCTTGGGCCAGAGAATACAACGGGTTTTCTGAGACCAGTGGCTTCATCGATTTCTCCATTTGCTGGGTACAAGAACAAAGTTGGGTAACCTTCAATAGGAATAGAAGTTTCGACGTCGTTCTTGGAGTGGTCGATCTTGGCAATAATAACATCGGGGTTTCCAGACTTGTATAAATCTCCCAATTCGTCCCAAGTTGGGGCCAACTTCTTACAGTGACCGCACCAGTGGGCGTAATACTTGACAAAGATATCCTTGGAAGTGTCcttcaaaagctcttcaTAATTGTGGGCAACCAATTGATAAACTGGGCTAGCagcttgttcttcttcggttGGCAAAGGTTCACTCTTAATGATTGGAGAAGCCTTACCTTCAAGGAAGtcttcaatcaattccTTAATTTGTTCAATAGAGGGACCGTCTGGGTTAGAAGCTTGGTCAACACCgtacttcttgttgtttgCAGAATCTTGAATGGCAAACAATGGGATGATTTCTGGGTCCATGTTCAAAGATTCAGCGTGCTTACCAAATAAGGAAGCATCTAAACCAGCAAAGTTAATCTTACCTCTGTAAGTTTTacccaacttggtgaaaaattcttcaacctcTTCTCTTTGTTCAGGAGTCTTGTAGAAGTAGTAGGCAAGTGGCAAAGGAGCTTCCATGTATAACATGTAAGTATCTCTGTTAATATCACTAAAGTATGGAACCACTTCAGTCTTAAAGAAAGCAGTCAAAGAatccttgttgatttcctcTCCAGAAAATGGAATGATTGATGCTTCGGCTGGGTGAACAACCACATATCCCGCCTTTTCGGCAAAACTTGAAGCATCAAAGTCCACgaacttggaaaccaaaGCTTCAATAAACTCCTTACCCTTAACAGACACAAAAGTCAAGTCCTTTCTTAAGGCATCTGCAACTTTACTGTAAGCATCGCTGGATTCTTCGTCGTCTTCACCCGATAATTGAATAGCGAATGGCTTGGtctgttgttcaacaagagccaagaattcttcaacagtcTCAGGGACTTGGACAGATGGTAACGACAGTCTGACCATGTAGTCAATGATACCGGCCGACTCTCTGGCACCTTCGTAgtcttcaatggtttcCGGGCCTCTCAATACCTTCAAGGTTGGGTAACCTCTGATTCCAAACTTACCACAcaactcttcatcttgaGTACAGTCGATTTGAGCCAACTTAATACCGGGGTGAGACTCGTTCAAAGAGTCGGCAGCGGCAACAAACTCGGGGGCTAACTTTTTACAGTAGCCACACCA
The sequence above is drawn from the Yamadazyma tenuis chromosome 3, complete sequence genome and encodes:
- the PDI1 gene encoding protein disulfide-isomerase precursor (EggNog:ENOG503NZ2W; COG:O), whose product is MKFLKLSSVVAIASTVLASGPADGDAIADPNSAVVKLTGETFDAFIESNPLVLAEFFAPWCGYCKKLAPEFVAAADSLNESHPGIKLAQIDCTQDEELCGKFGIRGYPTLKVLRGPETIEDYEGARESAGIIDYMVRSSLPSVQVPETVEEFLALVEQQTKPFAIQLSGEDDEESSDAYSKVADALRKDLTFVSVKGKEFIEALVSKFVDFDASSFAEKAGYVVVHPAEASIIPFSGEEINKDSLTAFFKTEVVPYFSDINRDTYMLYMEAPLPLAYYFYKTPEQREEVEEFFTKLGKTYRGKINFAGLDASLFGKHAESLNMDPEIIPLFAIQDSANNKKYGVDQASNPDGPSIEQIKELIEDFLEGKASPIIKSEPLPTEEEQAASPVYQLVAHNYEELLKDTSKDIFVKYYAHWCGHCKKLAPTWDELGDLYKSGNPDVIIAKIDHSKNDVETSIPIEGYPTLFLYPANGEIDEATGLRKPVVFSGPRVLDAFIDFVKVEGGHGIDGHTLKKVEEEEEEEQEEESIDHDEL
- a CDS encoding uncharacterized protein (EggNog:ENOG503NX3D; COG:S); this encodes MQIPDSFVFRLLHGSLNELGLTNIADQLIEEVHKKGYLLETPDHNLVNSSKKAKLFEWITTEIFRGNYDTVLNYLNSNLDVYVTDEDINSDVDGKPNVVSIFNHKPDAKEDLVPMVLTTTYLVKRMFFLEKLIEFSLSRPLSTAATNNSLIQFLSDELSPILDSINIKNKFVQLSFDDIILQNLTRERESSNLLSLVMHSPLDETQIEKMVFSKDLIFYSVPLKSSSMDYFNQTLRTVLIKSHLSKFFLKDFYEGSLPYSDFQFPPNFLNKIIESYTLHNRQDAPYYLPSRSIKHLKEGSKTGFEDIEEEFIPPIGSSVNNFYKPKFPIELLHNLKIHSGQVWACKFSPSGRFLVTGAADGQLVIYDVVNNFEVLETLVSDNTMDKNCFVNTPYKVNNSSKAVIYCAWDKNEDYIVSGSLDTRVRVWKVKGIKSRNRVKSPRRVTRSTLNESGGDEEVKLTCCFILGDKIRTWSCEFLPVNLPVPHFIIGSPDKVLKAYDIYGFELHDFYSNPYTASHDVEDVLMNEEEGEEEESGELDYTETGADTSSLRSSMRPVSRPLSRSSTQLNSITRIGSSESTPSKVPNKFNRINDLCITPDGKILITANDNKQLVFYLIPDLQDVESVTKKLATISLKGRLTSCTVSSNGKHMLLSLAPDELQVWDIEDILETGRPILSRKLIGHSQISYMIRSAFGYLNLNNEQEELALSGSDDGDIYIWKISTGRLVSRVRAHDEVCNSVSWNTGYIPNKNGRDYGKLWCSVGDDKLVKIWGPPNFYD